The Geobacter metallireducens GS-15 region CTGCCGTTCCAGGCAAAGCCGGTGACGATGGCGTCATTGTTGGAGTCCACGGCGATGGCAGTGGCTTGGTCGGAGCCCCCCGCCCGGTTGTAGGAGGCGCGCCACGCTACCGTGCCGTCGGGATTGAACTTCACGGTCCAGTAGTCGTCATCGGTCAGGCCCGCAAGGTTACGGTAGCCGGTAACGATGAGCCGTCCGTCACCATCCACTACCGACGCCTTTGCCTCCTGCTTCCCCGCCTGGGGGGTGTCACCCGCATCCCGGAGCTTGTCGCCGCCTGCGCCGAAAACCGGTACCGCCATGGACGCCACAAAGAACAGCAGCAAAGCCAACCGTGAAATAGCACCGGCTGCCGTGCCACGAACCAATTGTCTTAACGCATATATCATCGCAATCACCATTGTGTCTTGGAGTTCCAGGAGTTGTCGGGCCACACGCCAGTCGGGTGACAGTTCACGCGACTCTGCCCTTTCCCCTTCGGGAAGGTGCCGCTCCCCTCGCCGGCGGCGCCGCCGGAAGCCACCCGGCCGCGGTGTTTCACATCGAGGCAGTTGGTCTGCATGAGCCGCGGGAGGCTCGAAACGTGGGGAACGTGGCACTTGGAGCAGGTGAATGTGTGCATGTCGTTCTTGCCCCACCCTTTCACCGTCTGGTGAACGCGGTCAACGCCTTTCCACGGCTTCGTCTTGTCAGTGCCGGCAGTCAGGTTCGACTTGGGATGGCACCGCATGCAGAGACCGGCAAACTTCGTGTCTTCTTCCGTGATCCTGCGCCAGCCGAAAGTCCCCTGGTCAAGGTTGACATAGGGGGTCGGTGTCGGGTTCTGGTATCCTCTGCTACCCCGGCTGCCGGTGATCGCTCCGTCCAGGGGGAACTCTTCCTTGTAGGGAGAGGTCATCCAGGTCCCCTTCAGAAGCGGGACGGCATAGGCCTGATCGCTGCCGAGGGACGGGCTGACCCCGTGGGGGTCGTGGCAGGGGGTGCAGAGACCGTCGATGGTACCCATGGCATTGTTCGTAAGGGAGGACGATGCCTTGAAGTGCCCCCCTTTGACCGTGATGCCCTTGAACGACGTCCGCTTCATGTATCCCGCCTGCCCCTGGCCGAACTTGTCGGTATCGCGATACCCCCTCACCGAGGAGATTGCGCCGAAGGTGGAGAAATAACCCCAGGGGGTGATGCCGCTGTTGCGGGTCAGGTGGCAGTCGAAGCACTGGCCGGCGCCGGTGTTGTAAGGGTTGACCGAATTGCTGTCCGAATTCGACGACGCCTTGTAGGTCATGGCGTAGCCCCCCTTGCCCGCCTGGGTCTCCTTCAGGTTGCCGCCGTTCTTGGTGCCGTTGAAGGTGACGTAGCTCGTGGTTGTGCCGTTGGCCTTGGAGCCGTGGGAGCTGTGGCAGTCGTAACACTGGACCGCCTGGCCACCGCCGCGGGTATTGGGTATGTCGCCGTCGTAGCCGGTCTGGGTGCTCCAGCCACCCCGGTTTGCCGTCGCATTGCCATGGGCGGAAAAGGCCTTGGTCTGGTTCTTCCTGGCGGCATTGGCCGTGCCGGCGTACTTGCCCCAGGTCGTGGTGCCGGTCTGCTGGTAGCGGGCGGCGATGCTGGAGCGGTCCCACGCATACTGACGCGGGGTCTTGCAGTCGCCGAAGACATCGGTGTCGTTGTTCTGGTCGCTGTGGCAGCCGATGCAGTGGTTGGTAACCTTGGCCGCCTCGGCCCGCTCCGAGGCGGTCCCGATGTTGGAGGCCAGGAACTGGATGGCCGTGGTGGTGTTGTAGAAGGTGGGGCGGACCCTCGGCTTCCAGACCACCAGGTCCACCTTGGCGTTCTTCACCGACGAGTAAATCTTGTAGTTGTACCCCTCGTGGTAGTCCACATCGATGAGCCCCTGGGGGGTGGCCTCCCAGTGGCACTGGTAGCAGTCGGTGTTCTTAACCTCGCCGTTGGCCCGCTGGACGTGGTGGGAGTTGGAGCGCATCTGTCCCATGATGTCCATCCGCTTGCCGATGGTTCCCGAATGACACTTGGTGCAGTCCCGCGGCAGGCCAAAGGCGGTATGCTTCGGGATCGGCTTGGCGTTCTCGTGGCAGCTGTTGCACGCCTGCTTGTTGGCGTGGCTGTCGGCGAAGCGGTGCTCGTGGCAGGTGGTGCAGACCCGGCTCACGTTGTGGCCGTCGCCGCTCACGCTGGTGAAGTGTCTGGCGGAAGGTGAATGGCAGACGTTGCAGATGCCGTTGTAGGGCGCCGTGGTCCGGGCATAGTCAAGACCGCTCTGCTTCTTGGTGAATACCACGTCGGCACGGGTTTTCGGGATACCGAAACGGCCGTCGGAGGTGGTGGCCACCTTGTCGTGGATCATGTAGATATTGGAGTCCCCATGGGGGTCATGGCAGTCCCAGCAGAACTTGCCCCCCTTCCAGCTTCCCTGGTAACTGGAATAGGTACCCCATATGGGTGACTTGGTAGCTGAAGGGATCTTCGTCCACCCGCCCGAATCCTTGAATGCACGGTAGTGCTTATAGCCGAAATGGCCGGCCGAAGCCCGGGCCCTCTTCGGCTTGATGAAGCGGGTCCCCGACATCAGCGGATCGAAGCCGAGCGAGTACTTCAGGGGGTCATTCTCAGGAGCCCGGTGGCATTCGGTGCACTGGCCGCCGCTGTCGTCGTCATGGCACTGGAGGCATACCCCCATCATCAGGTACTGGTTCCTGACGTCATCCTTCTGCTCCGCCGTCCAGGTTCCGGCATTGACGTCGTGCCCCTTGTGGGTGCCGCTGGCGAAGGTGCCGCTGTCGGAGTCATGGCAGTTGACGGCCGTGCAGCCGGTCACCTGGATGTGACTGGGAAACTGCGTTACCGTGCTCCAGTTGCTCTGCCTGAAAACGATACCGACGGCCGTGGCCTGGGGGGCCAGGGAATCGGCCTGCCCCACGTGGCAGCCGATGCACTCGTCGTCGCTGCGGGTCATGTGGCAGTAGACGCACTCCTTCACGAAGCGGCGCTCGTACTGGCGGTGCATTCTGAGCCGGAAGGGATTGGTGGCGTCCTTGTGCAGAGCGTTGTTGTCGTGGCAATACCAGCAGGGGTTGCCGGGGAAATTTGCCGCCGGGTTCCCCGAAACCGGATAGGCGCCGGCAGAGGAGTAGCGGCCGTGGCCGGACACCGTCCACTGGGTGAGGCTGATGCGCGCCTGGGTGCCGTTGAATGAGTTGTAGTCGTCCTGGTCCGCACCGGTCGTCCCGTGGCAGCCGAGGCAGGTGACCGCCCCCGTCACCGCCCCCCCCCAGACCGGGTCGGTTCCGCTGGTATGGCACTTGGTGTTGGAGCAGGTTTTGGCAACCGGGTTGTAGGAGCCTCCATCCTTGAAGACCACGTCCTTGGTCTTGTTGACGTGGTAGGTGCCGTTCAGGTGCGAAGACTCCCCCATGCTCCCGATGGGAATGCCGTTGCTGTGGCAGGAAGCGCAGTCCCCGATAACGGTGGCGGCATGGCAGTTGTCGCAGCTGAAATTCGTTTCCGAGTGGCGGGGATGGGAGTTGGCGCGGGGAGTACCCGCCCCCTGGTTGGCGAACATCGGCATCGCCTCCATCCACTCCTGGCCAGTCGGGAAGGCGTACGCACCAAGCGCCCCAAAACGTGAGGGGAGAGTCCACACCTTCCCGCCTTCTATGCGTCCGTCATGGCAGCCGGTGTCAGAACAGCCGCCCCGCAGGTGGCCATGGCAGTCGTTGCAGCCGGCTTTGGTGGCGGTCCAGGGGAAGGCGCGGACGGTCTCGGGATCGGTGGTGCCGTCGCTGTGGCAATAGACATTGGAACAGACCTTGGTTGTTGAATCATAGGACGCATCCGTTCGCCCCACGATGTTCCACTGGGATGCCATCTTCACATCCCTCGTGCCGTTTACATGCTTCGTCGTATCGATGATGTTACCGGCACTGTCAGCCGTGGCACTGTGGCAATAGGAGCAAGGGTACTTCCGGATCCAGTGGGAGCCCACCAGCTTATTGTGGCCGTTGCTGCTCATGTTGAGATAGGGGGAGCACTTTGTTTTGTCGCTGTCCCAAGTGCCTCCCACGCTGGTGCAGTTGGCCTCGGTGCTGTCGGAGCTGCGGCCCCGGTGGCACGAATAGCACTGGATGGTGCCCGAATCGGACCAGCGCGCTACCGTGAACGGTGCACCGCCGCGACCATCGCTGTGACAGTAGAGATTGGCGCAGGTTCCGTTGCGGGGCGGGTTCTGGCTCGGCAGATAGCCGGGATAGGTGAGGACTCCGCTGTACGTGCCGCCGCTGTTGGGCGTTTTGGTGAACTTTACGACGAGCGCGCGCTTGGCGACGCTCGTGGCGTGGGCAAAGGGACGCGCCTCGGCGGTGTGGTCCGTGTGGCACGAGGCGCAACTCCCCGTCCCGGTTCCCAGGTAGTCGCCGTGTTTCTTGCCGGAACCAGAGACCGCCGGGTGGTTTCCGTCGCTTGGCGCCGCGCCATGGCAGGCGGAACAGCCGGTCGGGGCAGCAAGGGGCGAAGAGCCCCAAATCGGGGTCGCCGCCTCGAAGTGGCAGTTGATGTTCGTGCAGCTTCCGGGGGTGGGAGTTGCGCTCTGGGGGGATGAGGTGTGATTGCGGAAGGCGGTTGCAAGGGGTGAATTGTTGATGCGGCTCGAAATCCTGATGCTGCCGTTGCGGTGAGAAGCAGTGTACGAAGCGCTCCCCGGATGGCATTGGGAGCAGCTGCCAGGCACGGCGGAGGCGTCCATGTGGGTTCGGTGGTTCCCCTGAAAACCGCCCGAGCTTATGTTGCGGTAGGCATTGTCAGCGGGCCGGTAATCCACCGGGCTCGAAGAGCCGTGGCAGCTGTAACATTCCAGCGCTCCTTCGGCTGGGCCGGCCAGTGACAAGACGCCGACAAACAATAGCATCAACGACGAGCCAACTCTCTGACAAGTGCTCTTGCCTACCACGCCACCCCTCCCCCATTGCAATGCAAAGCACAGATTACGTCAAATGACTGAATATCACGCTCTTGTTTACAAGCGCCTCAGATCATTAGTGAATATCTCTTATATACCTAATAATCCAATCAACAAGTTATTGACACTATCCCTAGCCAAATAGCCGGCAACGTGGGTGAGCCACACACAAAAATATGCAATATCACCAAGTTGTATCTTGTCTGTAAATGTTTGAATGAAAAAAATGCAATAGTCGAGCCCATTCTCGAACAATAAAGGTGAAGATCTCCCCGGCGCGCAGAAGGAGATCAGTAGAAGGAATAAAAAAAGGAGCCGCTCGGCTCCTTTTTCAATACACCTATTTTCCCTTGGGATACATGTCGCTGGGGGGAGCGACGCCCCGTCCTTCAACCGGTCGATACTATGCGGCTACCGTCCTGGCGAGGAGACGCCGTTGTCGCCTAATCAGTTTCTCCGGAGAAAGTCTCCGTTCCCGGCTCACAGCGATTGTAGTCGTCGTCGAAGCGGACAATGTCGTCTTCGCCCAGATACTCGCCGCTCTGTACCTCGATGATGACAAGGGGGATCTTGCCGGGGTTCTCCAGCCGGTGGTTCCGGCCGATGGGAATGAAGGTGGACTCGTTCACGTTGACCACATACTCCTCATCACCGCAGGTCACCCTGGCAGTGCCGGAAACCACGATCCAGTGCTCGCTCCGGTGGTGGTGCATCTGGAGCGACAGCCGCTGCCCCGGATTCACTTCGATCCGCTTGATCTTGTAACTGGTGTTTTCCTCAAGGACCGTGTAGGTCCCCCAGGGGCGTTCTCCTCGTTCCAACACAGGGTCTCCCTCCCGTCAGCTTCTTACTGCCGGCTGACGCCTTTCCAGATAGTTTTTAAGGGCCTCGCGCCAGTCCTCCAACTCAAGCCCCGCATCATGGGTAAGCTTGTCGCAGTCGAGGACCGAATAGAGAGGACGGGGCGCCGGCCGTCCCAGCTCTTCCGTGCTCTGGGGGCGCACCGTCATCCCGACGCCAGCTTCGGCGAAGATCGCCCTGGCGAATTCGTACCAGGAGCAGGTGCCCCGGTTGGCGGCGTGGTAGGTGCCCCGACAGTTGTTCTCGATGAGTTCGGTGATGGCGAGGGAGAGGTCCGCGGTCCAGGTGGGGGAGCCGATCTGGTCATCCACCACGGCGATCTCGGTCCGCTCCCCGGCAAGCCGCAGCATGGTCTCCACGAAGTTCTTTCCCCCATGGCCATAGAGCCACTGGGTCCGGACGATGAGGTGGTCGGGGTTCTCCCGGGCCTTTTTCTCCCCCACGAGCTTCGATTTGCCGTAGACGCTCAGGGGATTGACCCGATCATCCTCAACGTAGGGTGTTCCCTTGGTGCCGTCGAAGACGTAATCAGTGCTCACCTGAACGAGGAGCGCTCCGATTTCCCGGGTCGCGGCTGCCAGGTGCCCCACACCGTCCCCGTTCACGCGCATGGCGAGGTCGACGTTGGTTTCGCACCCGTCGACATCGGTGTAGGCGGCGCAGTTCACCACCACCCGGGGCTTGAGGGTCAGGAGCACTCGACGCACCGACTCAGGCGAGGTGATGTCGATCTCCTCGATGTCCACCCCGCGCACGTCTCCCGGCAGCACCCGCATGAGGTCCTGGCCGAGCATCCCCTTGGCGCCGACGACGAGAATCATGACTCTCCTCCATACTGTTTCTCGTAATAGTCCCGATAGGCCCCCGAGGTGACCTCCTCGACCCAAGCGCCATTGGCCAGGTACCAGTCAACGGTCTCGGCAATCCCCCGCTCGAAGGTGTACGAGGGCTCCCAGCCGAGCTCCCTCTTGATCTTTGCGGCGCTGATGGCATAGCGCCGGTCGTGGCCCAGGCGGTCCTTCACGAAGGTGATGAGCCCCCGGCTCTCCCCCTTTGGCCTGCCGAGCCGCTCATCGAGGAGATCGCAGAGGAGTTGGACGATGTCGATGTTGAACCACTCGTTGTTTCCGCCGACATTAAAGACCTCCCCCGGCTTTCCCCCCTTGAGGACCGTCTCGATGGCCGAGGAATGGTCCTTCACGTGGAGCCAGTCGCGGACGTTCCTGCCGTCGCCATACACCGGAAGGGGCTTGTTCGCCACGATGTTGTGGATCATGAGGGGGATGAGTTTCTCGGGAAACTGGTAGGGGCCGTAGTTGTTGGAGCAGCGGGTGATGAGGGCCGGGAACCCGTAGGTTTCATAGTAGGCCCGCACGATGAGATCGGAACCCGCCTTGCTGGCCGAATAGGGGGAGTTGGGTGCGAGCGGGGTCTCCTCGGTGAAGTAGCCGGTTTCACCAAGGGTGCCGTAGACCTCGTCGGTGGATACGTGGAGAAACCGGAACCGCTCCACACCCTTCGCCTCCCAATGCCGGCGGCTTTCTTCCAGCAGCACCTGGGTGCCGAGGACGTTGGTGCGGACGAAAATTTCCGGGCCAGTGATGGAGCGGTCCACGTGGGACTCGGCGGCGAAGTGGACCACCGCCTCGATCCGCTCCTCGGCCAGGAGTTCACGGACCAGTTCCCCATTGCAGATGTCCCCCCGGACAAAGCGGTAGTCGGGGTTTTTCTCAACCCCCACGAGATTCTTCAGGTTCCCCGCATAGGTGAGGATATCCAGGTTGACCACTCGGCAGCCGGGGTTAGCGGCCATGAAGTGGGTGATGAAGTTGGAGCCGATAAATCCGGCGCCGCCGGTGACGAGAATGGCGCGTGGAACAAACATTTCAGGCATGGAGACCTCTCCTGTCATACGATGTGCTCGGTTGAAAACCCGTCGGGACTAAAACAGCCTGACCGTCCCCAGGGACCCGATCCCCGCGAGGTTGAAGTTCACGAAGAAATCCTTGGTGTCGACGCGGTCCCGGTAGGTGACGCTGACACTCCAGCACTGGTGACGGTATTCAACGGAATAGAACGACTCCAGGAAGTCCTTCTTGTCGAAAGAGTAGCGTGCGGAGTAGCTCAGGAATACCGGCTTCAACAGGGCCACGGAGGCCCTCCCCTCCAGGTAGTCGACCTCATCGCGGGCGAAGCGATATGTCACCCCCACGGCGTTGCCGCTTTCGTCCTTGGCATCGGCGGAAACGGCTGTCGTGGAGATGTTGGCATCATACACATTGAACCGGCTGTCGAGGGAGAGGGATACCTGCTTCAGGGGATTGACCC contains the following coding sequences:
- the rfbD gene encoding dTDP-4-dehydrorhamnose reductase, with translation MILVVGAKGMLGQDLMRVLPGDVRGVDIEEIDITSPESVRRVLLTLKPRVVVNCAAYTDVDGCETNVDLAMRVNGDGVGHLAAATREIGALLVQVSTDYVFDGTKGTPYVEDDRVNPLSVYGKSKLVGEKKARENPDHLIVRTQWLYGHGGKNFVETMLRLAGERTEIAVVDDQIGSPTWTADLSLAITELIENNCRGTYHAANRGTCSWYEFARAIFAEAGVGMTVRPQSTEELGRPAPRPLYSVLDCDKLTHDAGLELEDWREALKNYLERRQPAVRS
- the rfbB gene encoding dTDP-glucose 4,6-dehydratase produces the protein MPEMFVPRAILVTGGAGFIGSNFITHFMAANPGCRVVNLDILTYAGNLKNLVGVEKNPDYRFVRGDICNGELVRELLAEERIEAVVHFAAESHVDRSITGPEIFVRTNVLGTQVLLEESRRHWEAKGVERFRFLHVSTDEVYGTLGETGYFTEETPLAPNSPYSASKAGSDLIVRAYYETYGFPALITRCSNNYGPYQFPEKLIPLMIHNIVANKPLPVYGDGRNVRDWLHVKDHSSAIETVLKGGKPGEVFNVGGNNEWFNIDIVQLLCDLLDERLGRPKGESRGLITFVKDRLGHDRRYAISAAKIKRELGWEPSYTFERGIAETVDWYLANGAWVEEVTSGAYRDYYEKQYGGES
- a CDS encoding cupin domain-containing protein; translated protein: MERGERPWGTYTVLEENTSYKIKRIEVNPGQRLSLQMHHHRSEHWIVVSGTARVTCGDEEYVVNVNESTFIPIGRNHRLENPGKIPLVIIEVQSGEYLGEDDIVRFDDDYNRCEPGTETFSGETD
- a CDS encoding CxxxxCH/CxxCH domain c-type cytochrome, coding for MLLFVGVLSLAGPAEGALECYSCHGSSSPVDYRPADNAYRNISSGGFQGNHRTHMDASAVPGSCSQCHPGSASYTASHRNGSIRISSRINNSPLATAFRNHTSSPQSATPTPGSCTNINCHFEAATPIWGSSPLAAPTGCSACHGAAPSDGNHPAVSGSGKKHGDYLGTGTGSCASCHTDHTAEARPFAHATSVAKRALVVKFTKTPNSGGTYSGVLTYPGYLPSQNPPRNGTCANLYCHSDGRGGAPFTVARWSDSGTIQCYSCHRGRSSDSTEANCTSVGGTWDSDKTKCSPYLNMSSNGHNKLVGSHWIRKYPCSYCHSATADSAGNIIDTTKHVNGTRDVKMASQWNIVGRTDASYDSTTKVCSNVYCHSDGTTDPETVRAFPWTATKAGCNDCHGHLRGGCSDTGCHDGRIEGGKVWTLPSRFGALGAYAFPTGQEWMEAMPMFANQGAGTPRANSHPRHSETNFSCDNCHAATVIGDCASCHSNGIPIGSMGESSHLNGTYHVNKTKDVVFKDGGSYNPVAKTCSNTKCHTSGTDPVWGGAVTGAVTCLGCHGTTGADQDDYNSFNGTQARISLTQWTVSGHGRYSSAGAYPVSGNPAANFPGNPCWYCHDNNALHKDATNPFRLRMHRQYERRFVKECVYCHMTRSDDECIGCHVGQADSLAPQATAVGIVFRQSNWSTVTQFPSHIQVTGCTAVNCHDSDSGTFASGTHKGHDVNAGTWTAEQKDDVRNQYLMMGVCLQCHDDDSGGQCTECHRAPENDPLKYSLGFDPLMSGTRFIKPKRARASAGHFGYKHYRAFKDSGGWTKIPSATKSPIWGTYSSYQGSWKGGKFCWDCHDPHGDSNIYMIHDKVATTSDGRFGIPKTRADVVFTKKQSGLDYARTTAPYNGICNVCHSPSARHFTSVSGDGHNVSRVCTTCHEHRFADSHANKQACNSCHENAKPIPKHTAFGLPRDCTKCHSGTIGKRMDIMGQMRSNSHHVQRANGEVKNTDCYQCHWEATPQGLIDVDYHEGYNYKIYSSVKNAKVDLVVWKPRVRPTFYNTTTAIQFLASNIGTASERAEAAKVTNHCIGCHSDQNNDTDVFGDCKTPRQYAWDRSSIAARYQQTGTTTWGKYAGTANAARKNQTKAFSAHGNATANRGGWSTQTGYDGDIPNTRGGGQAVQCYDCHSSHGSKANGTTTSYVTFNGTKNGGNLKETQAGKGGYAMTYKASSNSDSNSVNPYNTGAGQCFDCHLTRNSGITPWGYFSTFGAISSVRGYRDTDKFGQGQAGYMKRTSFKGITVKGGHFKASSSLTNNAMGTIDGLCTPCHDPHGVSPSLGSDQAYAVPLLKGTWMTSPYKEEFPLDGAITGSRGSRGYQNPTPTPYVNLDQGTFGWRRITEEDTKFAGLCMRCHPKSNLTAGTDKTKPWKGVDRVHQTVKGWGKNDMHTFTCSKCHVPHVSSLPRLMQTNCLDVKHRGRVASGGAAGEGSGTFPKGKGQSRVNCHPTGVWPDNSWNSKTQW